From Bacillus basilensis, a single genomic window includes:
- the ssuD gene encoding FMNH2-dependent alkanesulfonate monooxygenase: MELLWFIPAYGDGRYLGTTKRGRAAEYGYYKQVAQAADYLRYTGVLLPTGQGCEDPWVLASALAAETEKLKFLVAVRPGLMSPTVAARMASTFDRISDGRLLINVVAGGDPVELQGDGLYLEHDERYEAADEFLKVWKSTLQGETISLEGKHIKVTDSKVVFPTVQTPYPPIYFGGSSAAGKEVAAEHSDVYLTWGEPPEQVKEKIDEVRKLAEDKVRKVRFGIRLHVIVRETEEEAWEEAERLIQYVDNETIELAQKTFARYDSVGQKRMTHLNKGTRESLEISPNLWAGIGLARGGAGTALVGDPYTVAERIKEYEALGIDTFVLSGYPHLEEAYEVAELLFPLLKEEKEQEKKIVGEMIADAFTLKK, from the coding sequence ATGGAATTATTATGGTTTATTCCAGCGTATGGAGATGGTCGATATTTGGGGACGACAAAAAGAGGAAGGGCCGCTGAATACGGTTACTATAAGCAGGTTGCACAAGCAGCAGATTATTTAAGGTATACAGGTGTGTTACTTCCAACTGGTCAAGGTTGTGAAGATCCATGGGTATTAGCATCGGCACTTGCAGCTGAGACAGAGAAATTAAAGTTTTTAGTAGCAGTTAGACCAGGGCTAATGTCACCGACAGTTGCAGCGAGGATGGCATCGACATTTGATAGAATCTCAGACGGAAGACTACTTATTAATGTAGTCGCTGGAGGAGATCCAGTTGAATTACAAGGAGATGGATTGTATCTTGAACATGATGAAAGATATGAAGCAGCAGATGAGTTTTTAAAAGTTTGGAAATCGACGCTGCAAGGGGAAACGATCTCTTTAGAAGGAAAACATATTAAAGTTACGGATAGTAAAGTTGTATTTCCTACGGTTCAAACACCGTATCCACCAATTTATTTTGGCGGATCGTCTGCTGCGGGTAAAGAAGTGGCTGCTGAACATAGTGATGTATATTTAACGTGGGGAGAGCCGCCAGAGCAAGTGAAAGAGAAAATAGATGAAGTAAGAAAACTGGCAGAAGACAAGGTGCGTAAGGTGCGATTTGGCATCAGGTTACATGTAATTGTAAGAGAGACAGAAGAAGAAGCATGGGAAGAGGCAGAACGTTTAATTCAATATGTAGATAACGAAACAATTGAGCTTGCTCAAAAGACATTTGCAAGATATGATTCAGTTGGTCAAAAACGAATGACTCATTTAAATAAAGGTACACGGGAGTCGTTAGAGATAAGTCCTAACTTATGGGCTGGCATCGGGCTTGCAAGAGGTGGTGCAGGTACTGCGCTTGTTGGGGATCCGTATACAGTAGCAGAAAGGATAAAAGAATATGAAGCGTTAGGAATTGATACTTTTGTATTATCTGGATATCCTCATTTAGAAGAGGCCTATGAAGTGGCGGAACTGTTATTTCCTTTATTGAAAGAAGAAAAGGAACAAGAAAAGAAAATTGTTGGCGAAATGATAGCTGATGCATTTACACTAAAAAAATAA
- a CDS encoding YrzI family small protein has translation MTFHIFFFTTVLQKNTLSEAEIIRKQQLKQLTDKMTDIKISYYTHMY, from the coding sequence ATGACTTTTCATATTTTCTTTTTTACGACTGTACTTCAGAAAAACACTTTATCTGAAGCTGAAATCATTCGTAAACAACAATTAAAACAACTGACTGATAAAATGACTGACATTAAAATTTCATACTATACACACATGTATTAA
- a CDS encoding YrzI family small protein has protein sequence MKFKAFFLTITIQKRKLSQKEILREQHIQSIMDHVKERQASYYTRLF, from the coding sequence ATGAAATTTAAAGCATTCTTTTTAACCATCACCATTCAAAAACGTAAGCTTTCACAAAAGGAAATTTTGCGTGAGCAACACATTCAATCTATTATGGACCACGTAAAAGAGCGTCAAGCTTCTTATTACACACGTCTTTTCTAA
- a CDS encoding YrzI family small protein — MKFKAFFLTITIQKRKLSQNEILHEQHIQNIMDDVKERQASYYTRLF; from the coding sequence ATGAAATTTAAAGCATTCTTTTTAACCATCACCATTCAAAAACGTAAACTTTCACAGAATGAGATTTTACACGAACAACACATTCAAAACATTATGGACGATGTAAAAGAGCGTCAAGCTTCTTATTACACACGTCTTTTCTAA
- a CDS encoding 2'-5' RNA ligase family protein yields MRTILVFLNNMSIDKIENIRQIHDPLFELIPPHITIVFPFKSNISNDELKSHILNLAKGIGKIEIEFANCITNVGNYLYLEVERGKEQIEELHAKLYTGPLLQFLRADILYIPHVTVGRKSSEELAAKVAKDIRSLPEKLQCVIDRISVERIGEGGESIIEFEVPL; encoded by the coding sequence ATGCGTACAATTTTAGTTTTTCTAAATAATATGTCCATCGATAAAATAGAGAACATTAGACAAATACATGATCCTTTATTTGAATTAATTCCACCGCATATAACAATTGTATTTCCGTTTAAGAGTAATATTTCAAATGATGAATTAAAATCTCATATTTTGAATTTAGCAAAAGGGATAGGCAAAATTGAAATTGAGTTTGCAAATTGTATCACTAATGTAGGAAACTATTTGTATTTGGAAGTGGAGAGAGGGAAAGAACAGATAGAAGAATTACACGCTAAATTATATACAGGTCCTTTGCTACAATTTTTGAGAGCAGATATTCTATACATACCGCATGTAACAGTGGGAAGAAAAAGTAGTGAGGAGTTAGCTGCTAAAGTAGCCAAGGATATTCGTAGTTTACCTGAAAAGTTACAATGTGTAATTGATAGAATTAGTGTAGAGCGAATTGGAGAGGGTGGAGAATCAATTATTGAATTTGAAGTACCGTTGTAA
- a CDS encoding GntR family transcriptional regulator has protein sequence MKPTLEQNKLIYLQIAETIESDILKDILLEEEQVPSTNQFAKMLQINPATAAKGVNVLVDEGILYKKRGIGMFVAKGAKEVVLKKRQNTFMTEYLPKVWEEAKVLEISKDELMDMIRKITKEGKEG, from the coding sequence GTGAAACCGACTCTAGAGCAAAATAAATTAATATACTTACAAATTGCAGAAACGATTGAGTCTGATATTTTAAAAGACATATTACTAGAAGAAGAACAAGTTCCATCAACAAATCAATTTGCGAAGATGTTACAAATAAATCCAGCTACTGCAGCTAAAGGGGTAAATGTATTAGTGGATGAAGGGATTTTATATAAAAAGAGAGGGATCGGGATGTTTGTTGCAAAGGGAGCGAAAGAAGTCGTACTTAAAAAAAGACAAAACACTTTTATGACCGAATATTTACCTAAAGTGTGGGAAGAAGCAAAAGTATTAGAAATATCCAAAGATGAATTGATGGATATGATTCGAAAAATTACGAAGGAGGGGAAAGAGGGATGA
- a CDS encoding YrzI family small protein — protein sequence MTISVLFLSITIQRNTISKNEIFHNEQIEKAMNDVKERQALYCDHL from the coding sequence ATGACTATTAGCGTATTGTTTTTAAGTATTACGATTCAAAGAAATACAATTTCCAAAAATGAAATTTTTCATAATGAGCAAATTGAAAAAGCTATGAATGATGTTAAGGAGCGCCAAGCACTTTATTGTGATCACCTGTAA
- a CDS encoding YrzI family small protein: MKFKAFFLTITIQKRKLPQKEILHEQHVQNIMDDVKERQASYYTRLF, from the coding sequence ATGAAATTTAAAGCATTCTTTTTAACCATCACCATTCAAAAACGTAAGCTTCCACAGAAAGAGATTTTACACGAACAACACGTTCAAAACATTATGGACGATGTAAAAGAGCGTCAAGCTTCTTATTACACACGTCTTTTCTAA
- a CDS encoding YrzI family small protein, giving the protein MKFKVFFLTITIQKTKFSDSEILHDHQINKAMEDVKERQSHYCSHL; this is encoded by the coding sequence ATGAAATTTAAAGTATTCTTTTTAACGATCACGATTCAAAAAACTAAGTTCTCGGACAGTGAGATATTGCATGACCATCAAATTAATAAAGCTATGGAAGATGTAAAAGAACGTCAAAGTCACTACTGTAGCCATTTATAA
- a CDS encoding putative holin-like toxin, whose protein sequence is MSEIALLLQGGLFLVALLTFVVVLIDKLKK, encoded by the coding sequence GTGAGTGAAATAGCGTTGTTATTGCAAGGTGGACTGTTTCTCGTTGCATTGTTAACGTTCGTCGTCGTTTTAATAGACAAGCTCAAAAAATAA
- a CDS encoding AI-2E family transporter, translating into MKSKVHFWTLEVLMVVAIIFICTKISFLFQPIGIFISTLFFPILIALFLYFIFNPVLVFLEDKKVPRNLAILLLYLFIITLTAVGVGVVVPTISQQLMDLVKNMPGYIKEGKVYIQDLSHHRLFEWLSTQNYVSIETIEKNAIEYLKDIPNTITSSATALFGIITNVALVIFTVPFILFYMFKDGHAFPGKAVSLLPESYREEGLRIIKETNETLSAYIQGQALVCIFVGAFTFIGYLIIDLPYAFVLGIIAAFTNIIPNLGPFIGAAPAVIVGLFVSPMQALYVIIIVTIVQQFESNIISPRIMSSKLNIHPLTIIILILGVGNFAGIIGMILAVPVYAVTKTVVSNLVRLFKTKRSNRK; encoded by the coding sequence TTGAAATCGAAAGTGCACTTTTGGACATTAGAAGTGCTAATGGTTGTAGCGATCATATTTATTTGCACAAAAATATCGTTTCTATTTCAACCGATTGGTATCTTCATATCAACGTTGTTTTTCCCAATTTTAATCGCGCTTTTTTTATACTTCATATTTAATCCGGTATTAGTCTTTTTGGAGGATAAAAAAGTACCTAGAAATTTAGCGATTTTACTGTTATATCTTTTTATCATAACATTAACTGCGGTTGGAGTTGGAGTAGTTGTTCCAACGATCTCACAACAGCTAATGGATTTAGTAAAAAATATGCCAGGATATATAAAAGAGGGAAAAGTATACATACAGGATTTATCCCATCATAGATTGTTTGAATGGTTATCTACACAAAACTATGTTTCCATTGAAACAATTGAAAAAAATGCAATTGAATACTTAAAGGATATACCAAACACAATAACGTCGAGTGCAACGGCTTTATTTGGTATCATAACGAATGTCGCATTAGTTATCTTTACAGTACCGTTTATTTTATTTTATATGTTTAAAGATGGACATGCGTTTCCAGGGAAAGCAGTTAGTCTATTACCTGAGTCTTACCGTGAAGAAGGACTTCGTATCATTAAGGAAACGAACGAAACATTATCTGCATATATTCAAGGGCAAGCGCTCGTTTGTATATTTGTAGGTGCTTTTACTTTTATCGGTTATTTAATTATCGATTTACCGTACGCTTTTGTTTTAGGAATTATAGCAGCATTTACAAATATAATTCCAAACTTAGGTCCATTTATCGGTGCAGCACCAGCTGTTATTGTAGGCCTGTTCGTATCACCGATGCAAGCGTTGTACGTAATTATTATCGTAACAATTGTACAGCAGTTTGAAAGTAACATCATTTCACCGCGTATTATGAGCTCAAAATTAAATATCCATCCGTTAACAATTATTATTTTAATTTTAGGGGTAGGTAACTTCGCGGGAATTATCGGAATGATTTTAGCAGTGCCAGTTTATGCAGTAACGAAAACAGTTGTATCGAACTTGGTGAGATTGTTTAAGACGAAGCGAAGTAATAGAAAATAG
- a CDS encoding YrzI family small protein, with translation MKFHLFFLTITIQKKSLSEAELKQEQQYKKIMDEIRDRRSNYYTHL, from the coding sequence ATGAAGTTTCACCTTTTCTTTTTAACAATTACAATCCAGAAAAAAAGCCTTTCTGAAGCTGAATTAAAACAAGAGCAACAATACAAAAAGATTATGGACGAAATTCGAGATCGTAGAAGCAACTACTACACTCACCTATAA
- a CDS encoding ABC transporter ATP-binding protein encodes MIALETKDITKKYKKKVAVNEVTISLEEHKIYGLLGRNGAGKTTLLNLLAGQITSSSGSISIFGENVFENSKAMQNICFVKVKEAAYLNNKVKEIFNLCHMFYKNWDQEFAEELARKFQLNLKGKYHKLSHGMQTVVGIIQGLASRAPITIFDEPTTGLDAANRELFYSLLLEDYGEYPRTIILSTHLVEEITHIIEDVIIIKEGRLVVQSSVEDLLQQGHIISGKKDKVDGFSINKKVINREVYGNKGIAVIWEEFSNEDYYSLEKEGLAIDRITLQKLFIHITGGEVK; translated from the coding sequence ATGATTGCACTTGAAACGAAGGATATAACGAAAAAATATAAAAAGAAAGTAGCTGTAAATGAAGTTACGATTTCATTGGAAGAGCATAAAATATATGGTTTGCTTGGAAGAAATGGAGCAGGAAAAACGACACTATTAAATTTACTTGCAGGCCAAATTACTTCAAGCAGTGGAAGTATATCAATATTTGGTGAAAATGTTTTTGAAAATAGTAAAGCGATGCAAAATATTTGTTTTGTTAAAGTGAAAGAAGCTGCATATTTAAATAATAAAGTTAAAGAGATTTTTAATTTATGTCACATGTTTTATAAAAACTGGGATCAAGAGTTTGCTGAAGAACTTGCTAGGAAATTTCAACTTAATTTGAAAGGAAAATACCATAAGTTATCACATGGTATGCAAACAGTTGTCGGTATTATTCAAGGATTAGCAAGTAGGGCGCCAATTACAATTTTTGATGAGCCGACTACCGGCTTAGACGCAGCAAATCGAGAGTTGTTTTATAGTTTACTACTAGAAGATTACGGTGAATATCCACGAACAATTATATTATCAACCCATTTAGTAGAAGAAATAACTCATATTATTGAAGATGTAATCATCATAAAAGAAGGAAGATTGGTTGTTCAATCATCAGTGGAAGACTTGTTACAACAAGGTCATATTATTTCAGGAAAAAAAGATAAAGTGGATGGATTTTCAATCAATAAAAAAGTAATAAATCGAGAAGTTTATGGAAATAAGGGGATTGCTGTTATATGGGAAGAATTTTCTAATGAAGATTATTACTCTCTTGAAAAAGAAGGTTTAGCAATTGATAGAATTACATTACAAAAACTATTTATTCATATAACTGGTGGTGAAGTGAAATGA
- a CDS encoding HNH endonuclease → MTQCIICRKDTKELSEQYVIPEILCGYYFTNSICDTCHEQMTTNIDRPLIRHKLSQFKIEQMKKQIDSPLYTNEHGEELAAAETDVVEVSDEILYSNALIMKLCKKHDISLHNEIWKEERVTKVASSIQRELLLDNRKYKMSILKMAYAFAVQAVDGYFEDPDAIDISNILVNADFMELKEKSIVRDLSKSSLWNTLNTNSENHYFILLSDKDGLFCFIRLFDIFDVVVHLSEKRYELSSPIVGVNNVDRQEFYIQTLKQYMDGLFKEKTSSI, encoded by the coding sequence ATGACACAATGCATCATTTGCAGAAAAGATACGAAAGAACTTAGTGAACAATATGTCATCCCAGAAATATTATGTGGATATTATTTCACAAACTCAATTTGTGATACTTGTCATGAACAAATGACAACAAATATTGATCGCCCCTTAATTCGGCATAAATTAAGTCAATTTAAGATTGAACAAATGAAAAAACAGATTGACTCCCCACTCTATACGAATGAGCATGGTGAGGAACTTGCAGCGGCTGAGACAGATGTTGTTGAAGTAAGTGATGAAATACTTTATTCCAATGCATTAATTATGAAACTATGTAAAAAGCACGATATTTCACTACATAATGAAATTTGGAAAGAAGAACGTGTAACGAAAGTAGCTAGCTCTATTCAACGTGAATTACTTTTAGATAACCGTAAATACAAAATGAGTATTTTAAAAATGGCTTATGCTTTCGCTGTACAAGCTGTTGATGGCTATTTTGAAGATCCAGATGCGATTGATATTTCTAATATTCTAGTAAATGCCGACTTCATGGAATTAAAAGAAAAGAGCATCGTTCGCGATTTAAGTAAAAGTTCTTTATGGAATACATTAAATACAAATAGTGAAAACCATTATTTTATTTTATTAAGTGATAAAGATGGCCTGTTCTGTTTCATTCGTCTATTTGATATCTTTGACGTTGTCGTTCATTTATCAGAAAAGAGATATGAACTTTCATCACCCATTGTCGGCGTAAATAATGTAGATAGGCAGGAATTTTATATCCAAACTTTAAAACAGTATATGGATGGACTATTTAAAGAAAAAACCTCTTCTATTTAA
- the coaW gene encoding type II pantothenate kinase, which produces MESTIGIDAGGTLTKIAYLNEKKQLAFEKFYSNEQDKILDWLKNQTSIKQICITGGKAKQLQQLLSDSYKIVELNEFEATLVGVQYILKKEKYDINNFILTNIGTGTSIHYVYNDKYIRAGGTGVGGGTIMGLSKLLTNIDHFEDVIPLTKVGSRKELDITVGDIYGGILSPIDNSLTASNFGKATITDSNYNSSDIIATVQGLVGEVVTALSLQFAETKNIDHIIYIGSTLCNNVHLQNIISSYTKYQNKTPIFLRDGGNSGAIGALLHATNKKS; this is translated from the coding sequence ATGGAAAGTACTATCGGTATCGATGCTGGAGGAACATTAACAAAAATTGCTTATTTGAACGAAAAAAAGCAATTAGCTTTTGAAAAATTTTATTCAAATGAACAAGATAAAATACTAGATTGGCTTAAGAACCAAACTAGTATAAAACAAATATGTATTACGGGTGGTAAAGCGAAACAATTACAGCAACTACTTTCAGACTCATATAAAATAGTAGAACTAAACGAATTTGAAGCTACTCTTGTAGGTGTCCAATACATATTAAAAAAAGAAAAATATGATATAAACAACTTTATTTTAACGAATATTGGTACAGGTACTTCCATTCATTACGTTTATAATGACAAATATATTCGCGCTGGTGGAACCGGTGTTGGTGGCGGTACTATTATGGGGCTTTCAAAATTGTTAACAAATATAGATCATTTTGAAGATGTGATTCCTTTAACAAAAGTAGGATCAAGAAAAGAACTAGATATTACGGTTGGAGATATTTATGGTGGTATTCTCTCTCCTATTGATAATAGTTTAACTGCAAGCAATTTTGGTAAAGCCACTATTACAGACTCAAATTATAATAGCTCAGATATAATTGCTACTGTACAAGGACTTGTCGGTGAAGTCGTTACTGCATTAAGCCTTCAATTCGCCGAAACAAAAAACATTGACCATATTATTTATATTGGTTCGACTCTATGTAATAATGTACACCTTCAAAATATTATTAGTAGCTACACAAAATATCAAAATAAAACACCAATCTTTTTACGAGATGGTGGTAATAGCGGTGCGATTGGTGCTTTACTTCATGCTACGAATAAAAAAAGCTGA
- a CDS encoding DUF4052 family protein, whose translation MTMLMKQLKLHIKYQYKAILIFWTVALFIKGTMTATDLKGIKVAFLHDIFNNSSIAIVMFIVISVFLIQLDIFPTVVSFGVTRLQFLIGSICFILLQSALFSGLQVLLLQGTFYKTEQINLGSYAIEQFFVQFIFYSTLACLFQSSIIFQKRFNWFGLAFSIIFLFGLASTMYAGIGIKELVFINSKMLLEIPNFISVSIVLIFIYIVISVLFIRKVSFEDTI comes from the coding sequence ATGACGATGTTAATGAAGCAGTTGAAGTTACATATAAAATATCAGTATAAAGCCATTCTTATCTTTTGGACTGTAGCATTATTTATAAAAGGGACAATGACGGCAACTGATTTAAAGGGAATAAAGGTAGCATTTTTACACGATATCTTTAATAATTCATCAATTGCAATCGTAATGTTTATTGTGATAAGTGTGTTTCTTATTCAACTTGATATTTTCCCTACAGTCGTTTCGTTTGGTGTCACTAGGTTGCAATTCTTGATAGGTTCAATATGTTTTATTTTATTGCAATCAGCATTGTTTTCAGGTCTTCAAGTTTTATTGTTACAAGGTACATTTTATAAAACAGAACAGATAAATTTAGGATCATATGCAATTGAACAATTTTTTGTGCAGTTCATATTTTATAGTACATTAGCTTGTTTATTCCAATCATCAATTATATTTCAGAAGAGATTTAATTGGTTTGGATTAGCCTTTAGTATAATATTTTTATTCGGATTGGCTAGTACAATGTATGCAGGGATAGGAATAAAAGAATTGGTGTTTATTAATAGTAAAATGTTACTAGAAATACCTAATTTCATATCAGTTTCGATAGTACTTATTTTCATATATATTGTAATTAGCGTTCTATTTATTCGTAAGGTTTCATTTGAAGATACAATTTAA
- a CDS encoding cytochrome c biogenesis protein CcdC produces the protein MGDTSALITVFLCIALLIFWRRYRSMYKPIKGTGKRILWPLLFLTPGIVWFFGPVHPAILQVIIAAFIGGLFAVPLIVLTNYERRDDGKIYTKKSAAFLITFIAFVVLRYGSRQFIVDLDQQTIGLLFYVVAVSYIIPWRIGCYIKFRKVWRENSNHVI, from the coding sequence ATGGGAGACACTTCCGCACTAATAACTGTCTTTTTATGCATTGCACTACTAATATTTTGGCGTCGTTATCGCTCTATGTATAAGCCAATAAAGGGCACAGGAAAACGTATTTTGTGGCCATTACTATTTTTAACTCCAGGTATTGTATGGTTTTTTGGTCCCGTACATCCAGCTATCTTACAAGTAATAATAGCAGCATTCATTGGGGGGCTTTTCGCCGTACCACTTATAGTTCTAACAAATTATGAGCGAAGAGATGATGGGAAAATTTATACGAAAAAAAGTGCTGCCTTTTTAATTACCTTTATTGCATTTGTCGTTTTAAGATATGGTTCAAGACAATTTATTGTGGATTTAGATCAACAAACGATAGGTTTATTATTTTACGTAGTTGCAGTATCGTATATTATTCCGTGGAGGATTGGTTGTTATATAAAGTTTAGAAAAGTTTGGCGAGAAAATAGTAATCATGTTATATGA
- a CDS encoding LL-diaminopimelate aminotransferase, protein MTYTLATRMKAFQSSIFSELGAYKKEKIAAGHKMIDLSIGNPDMPPADFVREEMVHTASEKESYGYTLSGIQEFHEAVTEYYNNTHNVILNADKEVLLLMGSQDGLVHLPMVYANPGDIILVPDPGYTAYETGIQMAGATSYYMPLKKENDFLPNLEAIPVEIANKAKMMILNFPGNPVPAMAHEDFFKEVIAFAKKHNIIVVHDFAYAEFYFDGNKPISFLSVPGAKEVGVEINSLSKSYSLAGSRIGYMIGNEEIVRALTQFKSNTDYGVFLPIQKAACAALRNGAAFCEKNRGIYQERRDTLVDGFQTFGWNVDKPAGSMFVWAEIPKGWTSIDFAYALMDRANVVVTPGHAFGPHGEGFVRIALVQDKAVLQQVVENIRNSGIFSLEKAEELVKN, encoded by the coding sequence ATGACTTACACGTTAGCAACTAGAATGAAAGCATTCCAATCTTCTATATTTAGTGAATTAGGGGCCTATAAAAAAGAAAAAATTGCAGCAGGTCATAAAATGATTGATTTAAGTATCGGGAATCCTGATATGCCGCCTGCCGATTTTGTAAGAGAAGAAATGGTACATACAGCAAGTGAAAAAGAAAGCTATGGATACACATTAAGTGGTATTCAAGAATTTCACGAAGCTGTTACTGAATATTACAACAATACTCATAACGTTATTTTAAATGCCGATAAAGAAGTTTTATTATTAATGGGGTCACAAGATGGACTCGTTCATTTACCTATGGTTTATGCGAATCCGGGAGATATTATATTAGTTCCTGATCCAGGATATACAGCTTATGAAACAGGCATTCAAATGGCTGGTGCAACATCCTACTACATGCCTTTAAAGAAAGAAAATGATTTCTTACCTAACTTAGAAGCTATCCCTGTAGAAATCGCCAATAAGGCGAAGATGATGATTTTAAACTTCCCAGGGAATCCTGTTCCAGCAATGGCTCATGAAGATTTCTTTAAAGAGGTAATTGCATTCGCGAAAAAGCATAACATTATTGTTGTCCATGATTTTGCTTATGCTGAATTTTATTTTGATGGTAATAAACCAATTAGCTTCCTCTCTGTACCTGGCGCTAAAGAAGTTGGCGTAGAAATCAACTCTTTATCAAAAAGTTATAGTTTAGCAGGTAGTCGTATCGGATATATGATTGGAAATGAAGAAATTGTTCGTGCGCTTACTCAGTTTAAATCAAATACAGATTACGGAGTGTTTTTACCAATTCAAAAAGCAGCATGTGCTGCACTAAGAAATGGCGCTGCTTTTTGTGAGAAAAACCGCGGTATTTATCAAGAACGTAGAGATACTTTAGTCGATGGGTTCCAAACATTTGGCTGGAATGTCGATAAACCAGCTGGTAGTATGTTCGTCTGGGCTGAAATTCCAAAAGGCTGGACTTCTATAGACTTCGCTTATGCATTAATGGATCGTGCAAATGTCGTTGTCACACCAGGTCATGCATTCGGACCTCACGGTGAAGGCTTTGTACGCATTGCACTCGTTCAAGATAAAGCAGTTTTACAACAAGTTGTTGAAAACATTAGAAATAGTGGTATTTTTTCTCTTGAAAAGGCAGAAGAATTGGTTAAAAATTAA
- a CDS encoding 3-hydroxyacyl-ACP dehydratase FabZ family protein, translated as MHIKDTLPHRYPFLMIDKVTNVKQGESVTGYKLLTNNEWFINDSQKHMPHMLIVEALAQLSAFVHTSESEGLGFLSSLDGVVFHEKAYPGDKLDLHYELTRNRRGFVLGKGTATVNNQPIVTIEKLLIYQAE; from the coding sequence ATGCATATTAAAGACACCCTTCCCCATCGTTATCCATTTTTAATGATTGATAAAGTAACAAATGTAAAACAAGGTGAATCCGTTACAGGATATAAACTCCTTACAAATAACGAATGGTTTATAAATGATAGTCAAAAACATATGCCTCATATGTTAATTGTAGAAGCACTTGCTCAGCTTAGTGCATTTGTACATACAAGCGAATCTGAAGGACTAGGCTTCCTCTCCTCGCTAGACGGGGTTGTGTTCCATGAAAAAGCATATCCGGGTGATAAACTTGATTTACATTATGAACTAACTCGCAATCGCCGAGGTTTTGTTCTCGGTAAAGGCACCGCAACCGTTAATAATCAGCCGATTGTAACGATAGAAAAGCTATTAATATATCAAGCAGAATAA